The Stenotrophomonas maltophilia genome includes a region encoding these proteins:
- a CDS encoding site-specific integrase: MSSALTKRIVLTAEPRDRPYEIRDAQVRGLILRVQPSGHKAWIVTWAHGKRRTLGSVEHLTLDQARDQARQAVAEYVQSGLPALAKSKPTSCTLETLLNDHFEPWAVAELKGGRQYPDRIRSVFPWLLRRQIIEIDVATMERWWRGRVTGPDAVTKATAARDFACLRSALSRAVEWKLIETNPLMGMRQRSAASRKVVRFLSPDEEAMLRAALAARDLAGVEGRANANAARRRYRQAVLPDLPMDGYVDHLTPVVLTAINTGMRRGELLSMMWADINWEAKMLTIRAENAKSGRQRHIPLNVEAMEVLQRWAGQAGERRAAKVFEVGDIKKGWGKLITDARIEQFRFHDLRHHFASRLVRAGVDLNTVRELLGHADITMTLRYAHLAPDTLAAAVAKLAA, from the coding sequence ATGTCATCCGCGCTCACCAAACGCATCGTTCTCACGGCGGAGCCCCGAGATCGCCCCTACGAGATCAGGGACGCTCAGGTTCGTGGCCTGATCTTACGAGTGCAGCCATCAGGTCACAAAGCTTGGATCGTGACCTGGGCGCACGGTAAGCGACGTACATTGGGGTCGGTCGAGCACCTGACGCTTGATCAAGCCCGCGACCAGGCCAGGCAGGCTGTAGCTGAATACGTTCAGTCTGGCTTGCCCGCTCTCGCAAAGTCCAAGCCCACTAGTTGCACGCTGGAAACACTGCTCAACGATCACTTCGAGCCTTGGGCGGTTGCTGAGCTCAAGGGTGGTCGTCAGTACCCAGACCGAATTCGATCAGTGTTCCCGTGGCTGTTACGCCGTCAGATCATCGAAATCGACGTGGCCACAATGGAGCGATGGTGGCGCGGCCGTGTCACTGGCCCTGATGCCGTCACCAAGGCTACCGCAGCGCGCGACTTTGCTTGCCTTCGGTCTGCGTTGTCTCGGGCCGTTGAGTGGAAGCTGATCGAGACTAACCCCTTGATGGGCATGCGTCAGCGATCAGCCGCGAGTCGCAAGGTCGTACGGTTCTTGTCCCCTGATGAGGAGGCGATGCTCCGGGCCGCGCTCGCAGCGCGCGATCTTGCTGGTGTAGAGGGCAGGGCGAACGCCAATGCTGCTCGTCGCCGGTATCGGCAGGCGGTTCTGCCTGATTTGCCGATGGACGGGTATGTGGATCACCTAACGCCGGTGGTCCTTACAGCCATCAATACCGGCATGAGGCGCGGTGAGCTGCTGTCGATGATGTGGGCCGACATCAACTGGGAAGCCAAGATGCTGACCATTCGTGCCGAGAACGCCAAGTCCGGTAGACAGCGTCACATCCCCTTGAATGTCGAAGCCATGGAAGTCCTGCAGCGTTGGGCCGGTCAAGCAGGCGAGCGACGTGCTGCCAAAGTATTCGAGGTGGGTGACATCAAGAAGGGGTGGGGCAAGCTGATCACCGACGCCCGCATCGAACAGTTCCGATTCCATGACCTGCGGCACCACTTCGCATCGCGCCTGGTGCGGGCAGGGGTGGACCTAAACACTGTGCGCGAACTGCTAGGCCATGCAGACATCACTATGACACTGAGGTATGCACATCTGGCCCCGGACACCTTGGCGGCGGCTGTCGCAAAGCTGGCGGCATGA
- a CDS encoding helix-turn-helix domain-containing protein yields MTSTDQVYGPCSCRFTHRYLRVPSPTVITATFSKRLSEARALRGLSQRALGALVDKDQDKNRGAVLINRYERERNQADMTKAAELAKALDVPVAYLFAEDDDLAAAILAFAKLPSADRQRMREELERLAGQQSV; encoded by the coding sequence ATGACTTCTACTGATCAGGTATATGGCCCATGCTCCTGCAGGTTCACTCACCGTTACCTCCGCGTGCCATCGCCCACAGTCATCACTGCTACGTTTTCCAAACGGTTGTCCGAAGCTCGAGCACTGCGCGGGCTGTCCCAGCGCGCGCTGGGGGCGCTGGTGGATAAGGATCAGGACAAGAACCGGGGGGCCGTGCTTATCAACAGGTACGAGCGCGAACGAAACCAAGCCGACATGACCAAGGCTGCCGAGTTGGCCAAGGCATTGGATGTACCGGTCGCCTACCTATTCGCTGAGGACGATGACCTAGCTGCGGCGATCTTGGCTTTCGCCAAGCTTCCCTCTGCGGATCGCCAAAGGATGCGGGAAGAGCTCGAGCGCCTAGCAGGTCAGCAGTCGGTTTAA
- a CDS encoding MarR family winged helix-turn-helix transcriptional regulator, which produces MATAPYTPLSHAEVKELLILANDLTGELDAELLLYKPITLSTPSLMVLDAIARADSSKARPLTRASLARLMKVAPSSMSSLVARLIREELLEERPLDDRSRGLQIRQEGRALLAQAAADWKTCFERAKCDLSPLEWQQLFEMIKKLNTAREKRRIEERAKYMRAP; this is translated from the coding sequence ATGGCGACCGCACCCTACACCCCCCTATCGCATGCTGAAGTCAAGGAACTCCTGATCCTTGCTAATGACTTGACCGGCGAGTTGGATGCAGAGCTATTGCTATACAAGCCCATCACGCTCTCCACCCCCTCGTTAATGGTGCTAGATGCGATAGCTCGGGCCGATTCCTCCAAGGCAAGACCACTGACCCGAGCCAGCTTGGCCCGGCTCATGAAAGTTGCGCCTTCGTCGATGTCGTCTCTCGTCGCCCGATTGATCAGAGAAGAACTTCTAGAGGAGAGGCCGTTGGATGACCGGTCTCGTGGACTTCAAATCAGGCAGGAGGGGCGAGCCCTGCTTGCCCAGGCAGCTGCTGACTGGAAGACTTGCTTTGAAAGGGCCAAATGCGATCTGTCGCCACTAGAGTGGCAACAATTGTTCGAGATGATCAAAAAGCTCAACACTGCACGCGAGAAAAGGCGGATTGAGGAGAGGGCAAAGTACATGCGGGCACCCTGA
- a CDS encoding bZIP transcription factor, with the protein MARNKKSKAKGATAKAKRPNPARKKTSTKNMVEAQSRDAAYQRALKSTDPLGRQMGELVFQRTYIDKGLLAKEALLLHTRWVGNRYMSPVQATQAFTEAYIAAYRAAWARHFDLSEGQHKQPCAPSLALNDRSVITSLWQARQKADELGMPYDLFCEIVLDRWLSGRKAKQPPLPNQLLSGKLFDAWMRGHPTWAEASERLYLPVWDRRFFMEPSSEDPVHAAAMRALRADVLHAKDRPAQLARYLGAGGPLTEARAKAMFEADMVRDALATVAVPATVTDAPEGYVPACLGNRNDVRDMPCHSCPFVAQCSGVKRKVTRALHAAGSSGDPRADRRREQNRDSQRRHREKKQRQSAA; encoded by the coding sequence ATGGCTCGGAACAAAAAGTCAAAGGCGAAGGGCGCAACGGCAAAGGCTAAGCGGCCTAATCCTGCCCGAAAGAAGACGTCTACGAAGAACATGGTGGAGGCGCAGAGCAGGGACGCCGCGTATCAACGCGCGCTGAAGTCGACTGATCCATTGGGGCGACAGATGGGAGAATTGGTCTTCCAGCGCACGTACATCGATAAAGGCCTGCTTGCTAAAGAGGCATTGTTGCTGCACACCCGTTGGGTCGGGAACCGCTACATGTCCCCGGTGCAGGCCACGCAGGCGTTCACGGAAGCATACATCGCCGCGTACCGTGCTGCTTGGGCGCGTCACTTTGACCTTTCCGAGGGGCAGCACAAGCAGCCCTGTGCGCCAAGTCTCGCATTGAACGACAGGTCAGTTATTACCAGCTTGTGGCAGGCCCGTCAGAAGGCTGACGAACTGGGGATGCCGTACGACCTGTTCTGCGAAATCGTACTTGATCGCTGGTTGTCCGGCCGTAAGGCCAAGCAGCCACCATTACCAAACCAGCTGCTTTCCGGGAAGTTGTTCGACGCATGGATGCGAGGACACCCGACCTGGGCTGAGGCTAGTGAACGGTTGTACTTGCCCGTTTGGGATCGGCGCTTCTTTATGGAGCCGTCCAGCGAAGATCCTGTGCATGCTGCGGCAATGCGGGCATTGCGTGCCGATGTTCTGCATGCAAAGGACCGTCCCGCCCAATTGGCCCGATATCTCGGGGCCGGTGGACCGCTGACAGAGGCACGTGCCAAGGCGATGTTTGAAGCAGATATGGTCCGGGACGCGCTGGCGACGGTCGCTGTGCCTGCGACGGTCACTGACGCGCCTGAAGGATACGTTCCGGCGTGCCTCGGCAATCGTAACGACGTGCGGGATATGCCTTGTCACAGCTGTCCATTCGTGGCTCAGTGCTCGGGCGTAAAGCGAAAGGTGACGCGCGCGCTGCATGCCGCAGGTAGCTCAGGCGATCCCCGCGCTGATAGGAGGCGTGAGCAGAACCGGGACAGCCAGCGCAGGCATCGCGAGAAGAAACAGCGACAATCGGCTGCATAG
- a CDS encoding NACHT domain-containing protein: protein MNWVTKLAGDLEKNPDIHVVLDRYDLSSTMDKNKFMEDAIYDSEIVVVIATHGYMRKANERIGGVGIESALNAQKFWETVDTHGTSNTLVVSREPGSTPRYLKQQFHIDFSADDAYEKNLHTLLREIRGKKMVERPAKVYKPEKRAYELTLVSKLIGLSSKKRKEPVSIRNGTDYSGANKIKFEVWETNTPAPNHIIALHNNVNITQSLSRAAESILSQGSTPKYITILRDRPRSKSASYPTTQAWKNLTKNAQINDTSYTDYTWEYCIEDSFKSEPPPHSIDFYTEQDIASGEELHANAALHLASILTSTSDCSPILVRGGGGIGKTSLCTALVSHLMKHHNKHFICYLIRSEDIRRHLDGGPTPSVDGIYDLYQLQASYLGQSNILDRDTFELSVLSGNLIIVIDGLDEFPSILKDSFNPQLLLESITHLQQQLGFGRILITSRPSASGLDSAFASSGFDIMDLLGFDTNSRERYLSKRFRSSNEKESIIRKINAHIDGTPLSDDNRILPFFIDVLSCVYEEASESKPSNLKIEFSPTPYPSLNELTDHIISAIITRESNRHNNLISEGNFVEFFKEITQSHDGVLSNAELMETIQLLFDQNHDEIVELVKKNPLIRCLPDGISLKYDFLTSYFNTIFILSGTVEDFNRSYVMALSRATTDSTEFKEIARFFKREDFQSFSRKCAHFLQQALLSSQSDDRRYNSALGAASENLASLIAAVNAQTKEQFTSAILDAYSDGAQDRVTCLYLKGDVPPFDFRNKKISKSRFRSYTRFLESDFSESKFSHCSFENCHNPSIKSSSFLTAELDPQSCNLGDLSDSTAMLDAEAAKDEVLLRREVTRFLSAFYKGANFRELRTSHIKFSIHIDALSSTNLSRVCSKNYIFKKASKEIDDFFAISPSFQGSVRRLLNDGYIDGQMKGFFDFARGT, encoded by the coding sequence ATGAACTGGGTCACCAAATTGGCCGGCGACCTGGAAAAAAACCCAGACATACACGTTGTCCTTGATCGGTATGACCTCAGTAGCACCATGGACAAGAACAAGTTCATGGAGGACGCTATCTACGACTCTGAGATTGTTGTAGTTATCGCCACACACGGGTACATGCGCAAAGCCAATGAGCGAATTGGCGGCGTAGGAATCGAAAGTGCACTAAACGCACAGAAGTTTTGGGAAACCGTGGATACTCATGGCACATCCAATACACTAGTCGTTTCCCGCGAGCCCGGCAGTACCCCTAGGTATCTCAAGCAACAGTTTCATATCGACTTTAGCGCAGACGACGCATACGAGAAAAACCTACACACCCTCCTGCGCGAGATTCGCGGCAAGAAAATGGTAGAACGTCCAGCTAAAGTCTATAAACCAGAGAAGCGTGCCTATGAGCTGACACTTGTCAGCAAGCTGATTGGCCTAAGCTCCAAAAAACGGAAGGAGCCAGTCTCCATCCGAAACGGCACCGACTATTCCGGAGCCAATAAAATCAAATTCGAGGTATGGGAGACCAACACACCTGCACCGAACCATATAATCGCCCTCCACAATAACGTCAACATAACGCAATCCCTAAGCCGAGCCGCAGAGTCGATCCTATCCCAAGGCTCAACTCCAAAATACATCACAATACTCAGGGATCGTCCAAGATCTAAGTCTGCAAGCTACCCAACCACGCAAGCATGGAAGAACCTCACAAAAAATGCCCAGATTAACGACACTAGTTATACAGACTACACCTGGGAGTACTGTATTGAGGATAGCTTTAAGTCCGAACCGCCACCGCATAGTATCGATTTCTACACAGAGCAAGATATAGCCTCGGGCGAAGAGCTGCACGCGAACGCGGCACTCCATCTAGCTAGCATTCTTACAAGTACTTCAGACTGCTCGCCGATTTTGGTTAGGGGCGGAGGAGGCATTGGCAAGACGTCGCTTTGCACTGCCCTCGTCAGCCACCTAATGAAACACCATAACAAACACTTTATTTGCTACCTAATTAGATCAGAGGATATTCGGCGACATCTAGATGGCGGTCCTACGCCTTCAGTCGATGGCATCTACGATCTTTACCAGTTGCAGGCAAGTTATCTTGGACAAAGCAACATTCTTGACCGGGACACATTTGAGCTATCCGTCTTGAGTGGGAACCTGATCATCGTCATTGACGGACTGGATGAGTTCCCTTCGATCCTCAAAGATAGCTTCAACCCCCAATTGCTCCTTGAGTCGATAACTCATCTTCAGCAACAGCTCGGCTTCGGAAGAATCCTCATTACATCCCGCCCCAGCGCGAGCGGATTGGACTCCGCATTTGCGTCATCCGGGTTCGACATAATGGATTTGCTCGGCTTCGACACCAACAGTCGGGAGCGATACCTAAGCAAACGGTTCAGGTCATCCAATGAAAAAGAGTCGATAATTAGGAAAATAAATGCACATATCGACGGAACGCCTCTATCCGACGACAACCGCATCCTGCCATTCTTTATCGACGTACTATCGTGCGTCTATGAAGAAGCAAGCGAAAGCAAACCATCCAATCTGAAGATCGAGTTTTCACCAACCCCATACCCATCACTCAACGAATTAACTGACCACATAATAAGTGCAATCATTACACGGGAATCAAATCGACACAATAATCTGATTTCCGAAGGAAATTTCGTCGAGTTCTTCAAAGAAATAACACAGTCACATGATGGAGTTCTGTCCAACGCAGAGCTAATGGAGACGATTCAACTGCTCTTTGACCAAAACCACGATGAGATTGTAGAACTAGTAAAAAAGAACCCACTCATCCGCTGCCTACCCGACGGCATAAGTCTAAAGTATGACTTCTTGACGTCTTACTTTAATACTATTTTTATTCTCAGCGGAACGGTAGAGGATTTTAATAGGTCGTACGTGATGGCGCTATCACGAGCGACCACTGATAGCACGGAGTTCAAAGAGATCGCACGCTTCTTCAAACGTGAGGACTTTCAATCTTTCTCCAGAAAATGCGCCCATTTTCTACAACAGGCACTACTGTCCTCACAGTCCGATGACAGACGGTATAATTCAGCACTTGGAGCAGCATCTGAGAACTTGGCAAGCCTTATTGCGGCGGTTAACGCCCAAACTAAGGAACAGTTCACTTCCGCCATCCTAGATGCGTACTCGGATGGCGCACAGGACCGAGTTACATGTCTTTACTTGAAAGGCGACGTTCCGCCATTTGATTTCCGAAACAAGAAGATTAGTAAAAGCAGATTCAGATCTTACACAAGATTTTTGGAATCAGACTTCTCAGAATCTAAGTTTAGCCATTGCTCTTTCGAGAACTGCCACAATCCGTCTATAAAAAGTTCATCATTCCTTACTGCTGAGCTGGACCCACAGAGCTGTAACCTCGGAGATCTTTCGGACTCAACTGCTATGCTAGACGCCGAAGCAGCTAAGGACGAAGTCCTACTTAGGCGTGAGGTCACGCGCTTTCTCAGCGCCTTCTATAAAGGCGCCAACTTTAGGGAGCTGCGCACATCGCATATCAAGTTCTCCATACATATAGACGCGCTTTCATCGACCAACCTCTCCAGAGTTTGTAGCAAAAATTACATATTCAAGAAGGCAAGCAAAGAAATCGATGATTTTTTTGCCATATCTCCTTCATTCCAAGGAAGCGTCCGTCGCCTACTTAATGACGGATACATCGATGGACAGATGAAGGGCTTCTTCGACTTCGCGCGAGGAACGTAG
- a CDS encoding RHS repeat domain-containing protein: MFTRFRRCGDRIRKLGASGAWLCCVLLIGLGLSPSAIAQTTVTYIHTDALGSVVAESDANGNVIKRYDYEPYGAVVGGQVTDGPGYTGHVSDSATGLIYMQQRYMDPQLGVFLSVDPVTAYEQPVGQFNRYRYANGNPYRFTDPDGRIVKYAFEGGATLRDGAAVLNHWMKSETISSELKQILLSDETYTIQFNRNGDFGYDENKRIISIDVTSGLRVKSSGEIQSPALGGGHEVSHAAQHDRVGLSAFQASLVAPQSNSESNGVMQIRVGVSSEEARATGVETRAARELGEPARKSYSDTNGTVNVCSPTSNREC, from the coding sequence GTGTTTACCCGCTTCAGGAGATGTGGAGATCGAATTCGCAAGCTGGGGGCATCAGGCGCTTGGCTGTGTTGTGTGCTGCTGATCGGCCTTGGTCTGTCGCCATCCGCAATCGCCCAGACCACTGTGACGTACATCCACACTGACGCCCTGGGCTCGGTCGTGGCTGAGAGCGATGCCAACGGCAATGTGATCAAGCGCTATGACTACGAGCCCTACGGGGCCGTGGTCGGTGGTCAGGTCACGGACGGGCCGGGGTATACCGGGCACGTGAGCGACTCGGCAACGGGCCTGATCTACATGCAGCAGCGCTACATGGATCCGCAGTTGGGTGTGTTCCTGTCGGTTGATCCGGTCACGGCGTATGAGCAGCCGGTGGGGCAGTTCAACCGGTATAGGTATGCGAACGGGAATCCTTACAGGTTCACGGATCCGGATGGGCGAATCGTCAAGTACGCATTTGAAGGCGGAGCGACGCTGCGTGATGGTGCTGCCGTGCTCAACCATTGGATGAAGTCAGAAACCATCAGCTCTGAACTGAAGCAGATTCTCCTATCCGATGAGACCTACACCATACAGTTCAATCGCAATGGTGATTTTGGATATGACGAGAACAAGAGAATCATCAGCATTGATGTCACCTCTGGACTTCGCGTCAAATCCTCCGGGGAGATCCAGTCTCCTGCTCTGGGGGGCGGTCACGAGGTGAGCCATGCTGCCCAGCATGATCGGGTTGGATTGTCCGCTTTCCAGGCTTCGCTTGTTGCGCCACAGTCCAACTCGGAGAGCAACGGCGTGATGCAGATCCGAGTCGGCGTATCTTCGGAGGAGGCGCGGGCTACGGGGGTGGAGACCCGGGCCGCGCGTGAGCTGGGGGAGCCTGCCCGGAAGAGCTACAGCGACACGAACGGCACGGTTAATGTCTGCTCCCCCACCAGCAATCGGGAGTGTTGA
- a CDS encoding TonB family protein — protein sequence MNRVLMLALALSSASCRAGEELPGPCQAASSPVESIAPVVSAATEMQVRGSVVATVVVEEDGRVTNPVITRSQFEALDRGRVDNAAYERAALVAVAKWRFPPVPSRCTRKVTFDFQRLD from the coding sequence ATGAACCGCGTTCTGATGCTTGCGTTGGCCTTGTCCAGTGCCTCATGTCGTGCCGGTGAGGAGCTCCCTGGGCCTTGCCAGGCGGCAAGCAGTCCGGTGGAGTCCATTGCGCCGGTCGTTTCCGCCGCGACCGAGATGCAGGTGCGTGGCTCTGTCGTGGCGACCGTCGTCGTTGAAGAGGATGGGCGGGTGACAAATCCCGTCATCACGCGGTCACAGTTTGAAGCGCTGGACCGGGGGAGGGTCGACAATGCTGCTTATGAGCGCGCAGCCTTGGTTGCCGTGGCGAAGTGGCGTTTCCCTCCGGTCCCATCCCGCTGCACCAGGAAGGTCACATTCGATTTCCAACGTCTGGATTGA
- a CDS encoding GyrI-like domain-containing protein codes for MDKIDFKKRDRALYHPPAGQFVPVDVPPLPYLMVDGRGDPNTATAYLQAVQWLYSVSYALKFALKAGGQDYVVPPLEALWTAEDPSSFVARHKDEWRWTAMIRTPDGIRPAQLEAAIAKAAKKLGDVPASLRHEILEEGLCLQTLHVGAYDDEGPALAHLHDELMPALGYTFAGPHHEIYLSDPRRTDATRLKTVLRQPVRAE; via the coding sequence ATGGACAAGATCGACTTCAAGAAGCGCGACCGGGCACTCTATCACCCGCCCGCCGGCCAGTTCGTACCGGTCGATGTACCGCCCCTGCCCTACCTGATGGTCGATGGTCGCGGCGACCCGAACACTGCCACGGCCTACCTGCAGGCGGTGCAATGGCTGTACTCGGTGAGCTATGCACTGAAGTTCGCCCTGAAGGCCGGGGGCCAGGACTACGTGGTGCCACCGCTGGAAGCGCTTTGGACCGCCGAGGATCCGTCGAGCTTTGTGGCACGCCACAAGGATGAGTGGAGGTGGACGGCGATGATCCGCACGCCGGATGGGATCCGTCCAGCGCAGTTGGAGGCTGCCATTGCCAAGGCGGCGAAGAAACTGGGCGACGTTCCGGCCAGCCTTCGCCACGAAATTCTCGAAGAAGGCCTCTGCCTGCAGACGCTTCACGTAGGCGCCTACGATGACGAGGGTCCGGCCCTGGCCCATCTGCACGACGAACTGATGCCCGCACTGGGTTACACCTTTGCCGGCCCCCATCATGAGATCTACCTGAGCGACCCGCGCAGGACCGACGCGACGCGGTTGAAGACCGTGCTGCGGCAGCCCGTCCGCGCGGAATGA
- the cyoA gene encoding ubiquinol oxidase subunit II, translating to MIPLKTLGRWLRPGLLLSLLVMLTGCDAVAILSPKGQIGQDEKTLLITATVLMLLVVIPVIIMTLTFAWKYRASNTKARYEPKWSHSTAIEVVVWSIPCMIVLVLAVLTWRSSHALDPYRPLESDVKPVTIEAISLDWKWLFIYPEEKVAVVNEIKFPVNTPLNFKITSDSVMNAFFIPHLGSMIYSMAAMETKLHLIANETGEFPGMSSHYSGAGFAKMHFTAYSVTDAEYRQWLDQVRAGEQTLDKASFKALGEARNAEWYPVTYFGKTEEGLFDWVIAKHMGDNKHYGMKHSHAGAAAADAASHEAHEGHAPSDAHDSKESGENLDATEHEHAGHAGHAGSGE from the coding sequence ATGATTCCGTTGAAAACCCTTGGGCGCTGGTTGCGCCCGGGCCTGCTGCTGTCGTTGCTGGTGATGCTCACCGGCTGCGATGCCGTGGCCATCCTCAGTCCGAAGGGCCAGATCGGCCAGGATGAGAAGACCCTGCTGATCACGGCCACCGTGCTCATGCTGCTGGTCGTCATCCCGGTCATCATCATGACCCTGACCTTCGCGTGGAAGTATCGCGCCTCCAACACCAAGGCCCGTTACGAGCCGAAGTGGTCCCACTCGACGGCGATCGAGGTGGTGGTGTGGTCCATTCCCTGCATGATCGTGCTGGTGCTGGCGGTCCTGACCTGGCGTTCGTCGCACGCGCTGGACCCGTATCGTCCGCTGGAATCGGACGTCAAACCGGTCACCATCGAGGCGATCTCGCTGGACTGGAAGTGGCTGTTCATCTATCCGGAAGAGAAGGTGGCGGTCGTCAACGAAATCAAGTTCCCGGTCAACACGCCGCTGAACTTCAAGATCACGTCCGATTCGGTGATGAATGCCTTCTTCATCCCGCACCTGGGCAGCATGATCTACTCGATGGCTGCGATGGAGACCAAGCTCCACCTGATCGCCAACGAGACCGGTGAATTCCCGGGCATGTCCTCGCACTACAGTGGCGCAGGCTTCGCCAAGATGCACTTCACCGCCTACTCGGTCACCGATGCCGAATACCGCCAGTGGCTGGACCAGGTCCGTGCCGGTGAGCAGACCCTGGACAAGGCCTCGTTCAAGGCCCTGGGTGAAGCACGCAACGCCGAGTGGTATCCGGTCACCTACTTCGGCAAGACCGAAGAAGGCCTGTTCGACTGGGTCATCGCCAAGCACATGGGCGACAACAAGCATTACGGCATGAAGCACTCGCACGCCGGTGCCGCCGCTGCCGATGCCGCCAGCCATGAAGCGCACGAGGGGCATGCCCCCAGTGACGCGCATGATTCCAAGGAATCGGGTGAAAACCTGGATGCCACCGAACACGAACACGCTGGCCATGCTGGCCACGCGGGTTCGGGAGAATGA